In the Nicotiana tabacum cultivar K326 chromosome 16, ASM71507v2, whole genome shotgun sequence genome, one interval contains:
- the LOC142170177 gene encoding uncharacterized protein LOC142170177, which yields MSKIPIMLHFNGNWDSYGRFRDFQVDGIVLDEETSYSMLISTIAEQLMIDTSKKIVEIKYIVNENCPPLEIKNNMGVSVYMETKKENKNLGSYPLLISVRDFNMELAITNENTSAGSSGTIQLLDMSASPIIEEYQSEIITEGTQSVIEEGQVYQDKQTIATAMRHYSVMHKFQFRVKRSSHRSYWLICVAENCNWHFKATSINDSAMFKIRSFNRQHTCTLMDDTFIQRKRTAVVVGSMVMPKYCDPKTVYTPKDIQTDMLSQHGVTLSYMQAWRAKEKALQLLRGHPADSYNKLPKYFYILEKTYPSSVVKLKKTTDECFLYAFVALCTLISGWEYCRPVVVVDGTFLKIAYRGIMLTASTMDATGTILPLAYAVVDSENDASWKWFFEQFKQAYGERTSMCVVSDRNESILKKTSIMVKSTCNSDRTWTMSSNIAELLNVVTKEARELPIFDLLEYMRTLLERWTKEKLLKAKGTFTYLGYKFNKELEKNSTLSQKLRVRASTYHIHIVIDSVKRYIVCLESKKCSCGQFQLDELPCPHALAALRNMNETYENYCSPYYTRESLLRTYEIPVNPLPDESKWNVPQHISDKVVNPPTGEKKQPESPQKERYKTFDELKSKEYKVSCGNCGDEGCTLPPF from the exons ATGTCCAAAATCCCAATCATGCTACATTTTAATGGCAATTGGGATAGCTATGGCAGATTTAGAGATTTTCAAGTTGATGGCATTGTGCTTGATGAGGAGACAAGTTATAGTATGTTGATTTCTACAATTGCAGAGCAATTAATGATTGATACTTCgaaaaaaattgtagaaatcaaatacattgtgaATGAGAATTGTCCTCCATTGGAGATTAAGAACAATATGGGGGTTAGTGTGTATATGGAGACAAAAAAGGAGAATAAAAACTTAGGATCGTATCCGTTACTCATAAGTGTACgagatttcaatatggaattggCTATTACAAATGAGAACACAAGTGCAG GTTCGTCTGGGACAATACAGTTACTTGATATGTCAGCCTCTCCCATCATAGAGGAAtatcaaagtgaaataataactgaaGGTACACAAAGTGTTATCGAAGAAGGACAAGTATATCAAGACAAGCAAACAATTGCAACTGCAATGAGGCACTATTCTGTCATGCACAAGTTCCAATTCAGGGTTAAAAGATCTAGCCACAGAAG CTACTGGCTCATATGCGTTGCAGAAAACTGTAATTGGCACTTCAAGGCAACATCAATTAATGATTCTGCCATGTTCAAGATCAGGAGTTTCAACCGACAACACACATGCACCTTAATGGACGATACATTCATACAGCGCAAACGTACTGCAGTTGTAGTTGGTAGCATGGTCATGCCAAAGTATTGTGATCCTAAGACAGTTTACACACCAAAGGACATACAAACTGACATGTTGTCCCAACACGGAGTGACCCTAAGCTACATGCAAGCATGGAGGGCAAAGGAAAAGGCTTTACAGTTATTGAGAGGTCATCCGGCTGACTCCTACaacaaattaccaaaatatttttatattcttgagaAGACATATCCTAGTTCAGTTGTTAAATTGAAGAAGACAACAGATGAATGCTTCTTATATGCATTTGTTGCTCTTTGTACATTAATAAGTGGTTGGGAATATTGTAGACCAGTAGTAGTGGTTGATGGGACATTCTTAAAGATAGCCTACAGGGGGATTATGCTGACAGCAAGCACAATGGATGCAACAG GTACAATATTGCCTTTGGCATATGCTGTGGTTGATTCGGAAAACGACGCATCGTGGAAGTGgttttttgagcaattcaagcAAGCATATGGTGAAAGAACTTCAATGTGTGTTGTTTCAGATAGGAATGAGAGTATCCTGAAGAAAACATCAATT ATGGTCAAGAGTACATGCAACAGTGATAGAACTTGGACTATGTCATCAAACATTGCCGAGTTGTTGAATGTTGTAACAAAAGAGGCAAGAGAGCTGCCAATATTTGACCTATTAGAGTATATGAGGACACTTCTTGAACGTTGGACGAAAGAGAAGTTATTGAAGGCAAAGGGTACTTTCACATACCTTGGGTACAAATTCAACAAAGAATTGGAGAAAAACAGTACATTATCTCAGAAACTTAGG gtgagggcttcaacaTATCATATCCATATTGTGATAGATAGTGTGAAGCGGTACATTGTGTGTCTTGAAAGCAAGAAATGTAGTTGTGGCCAGTTCCAACTTGATGAACTTCCATGTCCACATGCTTTGGCAGCTCTAAGGAACATGAATGAAACTTATGAAAACTATTGCTCTCCGTATTACACAAGGGAGAGCCTGCTGCGTACATATGAAATACCAGTAAATCCTCTTCCTGATGAAAGCAAATGGAATGTGCCACAACATATATCTGATAAAGTAGTAAATCCACCTACGGGAGAGAAAAAGCAGCCAGAAAGTCCTCAAAAGGAAAGATACAAAACATTTGATGAACTAAAGTCAAAGGAGTACAAGGTGTCATGTGGCAACTGTGGAGAtgaagg GTGCACCCTTCCTCCTTTCTAG